Proteins encoded in a region of the Suricata suricatta isolate VVHF042 chromosome 10, meerkat_22Aug2017_6uvM2_HiC, whole genome shotgun sequence genome:
- the CHD4 gene encoding chromodomain-helicase-DNA-binding protein 4 isoform X1: MASGLGSPSPCSAGSEEEDMDALLNNSLPPPHPENEEDPEEDLSEAETPKLKKKKKPKKPRDPKIPKSKRQKKERMLLCRQLGDSSGEGPEFVEEEEEVALRSDSEGSDYTPGKKKKKKLGPKKEKKSKSKRKEEEEEEDDDDDSKEPKSSAQLLEDWGMEDIDHVFSEEDYRTLTNYKAFSQFVRPLIAAKNPKIAVSKMMMVLGAKWREFSTNNPFKGSSGASVAAAAAAAVAVVESMVTATEVAPPPPPVEVPIRKAKTKEGKGPNARRKPKGSPRVPDAKKPKPKKVAPLKIKLGGFGSKRKRSSSEDDDLDVESDFDDASINSYSVSDGSTSRSSRSRKKLRTSKKKKKGEEEVTAVDGYETDHQDYCEVCQQGGEIILCDTCPRAYHMVCLDPDMEKAPEGKWSCPHCEKEGIQWEAKEDNSEGEEILEEVGGDPEEEDDHHMEFCRVCKDGGELLCCDTCPSSYHIHCLNPPLPEIPNGEWLCPRCTCPALKGKVQKILIWKWGQPPSPTPVPRPPDADPNTPSPKPLEGRPERQFFVKWQGMSYWHCSWVSELQLELHCQVMFRNYQRKNDMDEPPSGDFGGDEEKSRKRKNKDPKFAEMEERFYRYGIKPEWMMIHRILNHSVDKKGHVHYLIKWRDLPYDQASWESEDVEIQDYDLFKQSYWNHRELMRGEEGRPGKKLKKVKLRKLERPPETPTVDPTVKYERQPEYLDATGGTLHPYQMEGLNWLRFSWAQGTDTILADEMGLGKTVQTAVFLYSLYKEGHSKGPFLVSAPLSTIINWEREFEMWAPDMYVVTYVGDKDSRAIIRENEFSFEDNAIRGGKKASRMKKEASVKFHVLLTSYELITIDMAILGSIDWACLIVDEAHRLKNNQSKFFRVLNGYSLQHKLLLTGTPLQNNLEELFHLLNFLTPERFHNLEGFLEEFADIAKEDQIKKLHDMLGPHMLRRLKADVFKNMPSKTELIVRVELSPMQKKYYKYILTRNFEALNARGGGNQVSLLNVVMDLKKCCNHPYLFPVAAMEAPKMPNGMYDGSALIRASGKLLLLQKMLKNLKEGGHRVLIFSQMTKMLDLLEDFLEHEGYKYERIDGGITGNMRQEAIDRFNAPGAQQFCFLLSTRAGGLGINLATADTVIIYDSDWNPHNDIQAFSRAHRIGQNKKVMIYRFVTRASVEERITQVAKKKMMLTHLVVRPGLGSKTGSMSKQELDDILKFGTEELFKDEATDGGGDNKEGEDSSVIHYDDKAIERLLDRNQDETEDTELQGMNEYLSSFKVAQYVVREEEMGEEEEVEREIIKQEESVDPDYWEKLLRHHYEQQQEDLARNLGKGKRIRKQVNYNDGSQEDRGVCGRPRPPPMGRSTRAVGPAHLPSLPPDWQDDQSDNQSDYSVASEEGDEDFDERSEAPRRPSRKGLRNDKDKPLPPLLARVGGNIEVLGFNARQRKAFLNAIMRYGMPPQDAFTTQWLVRDLRGKSEKEFKAYVSLFMRHLCEPGADGAETFADGVPREGLSRQHVLTRIGVMSLIRKKVQEFEHVNGRWSMPELAEVEENKKMSQPGSPSPKTPTPSTPGDTQPNTPAPAPPAEDGIKIEENSLKEEESTEGEKEVKSAGPEATVECTQPPAPASEDEKVLVEPPEGEEKVEKAEVKERTEEPMETEPKGVADVEKVEEKSAVDLTPIVVEDKEEKKEEEEKKEVMLQNGETPKDLNDEKQKKNIKQRFMFNIADGGFTELHSLWQNEERAATVTKKTYEIWHRRHDYWLLAGIINHGYARWQDIQNDPRYAILNEPFKGEMNRGNFLEIKNKFLARRFKLLEQALVIEEQLRRAAYLNMSEDPSHPSMALNTRFAEVECLAESHQHLSKESMAGNKPANAVLHKVLKQLEELLSDMKADVTRLPATIARIPPVAVRLQMSERNILSRLANRAPEPTPQQVAQQQ; this comes from the exons AAAATGAAGAGGACCCAGAAGAGGATTTGTCAGAAGCAGAGACTCCAAAgctcaagaagaagaaaaagcctaAGAAACCTCGGGACCCTAAAATCCCTAAGAGCAAGCGCCAAAAAAAGGAG cGTATGCTCTTGTGCCGGCAGCTGGGGGACAGCTCTGGGGAGGGGCCGGAGtttgtggaggaggaggaagaggtggctCTGCGCTCAGACAGTGAGGGCAGCGATTATACCCCtggcaagaagaagaagaagaagctaggacctaagaaagaaaagaagagcaaatccaagcgaaaagaagaggaggaggaggaggatgacgaCGATGATTCAAAG GAGCCTAAGTCATCTGCTCAGCTCCTGGAAGACTGGGGCATGGAAGACATTGACCATGTGTTCTCAGAGGAGGATTATCGCACCCTCACCAACTACAAGGCCTTCAGCCAGTTTGTCCG ACCCCTCATTGCTGCCAAAAACCCCAAGATTGCGGTCTCCAAGATGATGATGGTTTTGGGTGCAAAGTGGCGTGAGTTCAGCACCAACAACCCCTTCAAAGGCAGTTCTGGGGCCTcagtggcggcggcggcggcggcggcggtggctgTGGTGGAGAGCATGGTGACGGCCACAGAAGTtgcaccacctcctccccctgtGGAGGTGCCTATCCGAAAGGCCAAGACCAAGGAGGGCAAAG GTCCCAATGCTCGGAGGAAGCCCAAGGGCAGCCCTCGTGTACCTGATGCCAAGAAGCCTAAACCCAAGAAAGTAGCTCCCCTGAAAATCAAGCTGGGAGGTTTTGGTTCTAAGCGTAAGAGATCCTCG AGTGAGGATGATGACTTAGATGTGGAGTCTGACTTCGATGATGCCAGTATCAATAGCTATTCTGTTTCTGATGGTTCCACCAGCCGCAGTAGCCGCAGCCGCAAGAAACTCCGAACcagtaaaaagaagaagaaag GCGAGGAGGAGGTGACTGCTGTGGATGGTTATGAGACAGACCACCAGGACTATTGCGAGGTGTGCCAGCAAGGCGGTGAGATCATCCTGTGTGATACCTGTCCCCGAGCTTACCACATGGTCTGCCTGGATCCGGATATGGAGAAGGCTCCTGAGGGCAAGTGGAGCTGCCCACACTGT GAGAAGGAAGGCATCCAGTGGGAGGCTAAAGAGGACAATTCGGAGGGTGAGGAGATCCTGGAAGAGGTTGGAGGAGACCCTGAAGAGGAGGATGACCACCATATGGAATTCTGTCGTGTCTGTAAAGATGGTGGGGAGCTGCTTTGCTGTGACACTTGTCCTTCATCCTACCACATCCACTGCCTGAACCCCCCACTTCCAGAGATCCCTAACGGCGAATGGCTCTGTCCCCGTTGTACC TGTCCGGCTCTTAAGGGCAAAGTTCAGAAGATTCTGATCTGGAAGTGGGGTCAGCCACCATCTCCCACACCAGTGCCTCGGCCTCCAGATGCTGATCCCAATACTCCCTCCCCTAAGCCCCTGGAGGGGCGGCCAGAGCGGCAGTTCTTTGTGAAATGGCAAGGCATGTCTTACTGGCACTGCTCCTGGGTGTCTGAACTGCAG TTGGAGCTGCACTGTCAAGTGATGTTCCGAAACTACCAGCGGAAGAATGATATGGATGAACCACCGTCTGGGGACTTTGGTGGTGATGAGGAGAAGAGCCGAAAGCGCAAGAACAAAGACCCTAAATTTGCAGAGATGGAGGAGCGCTTCTATCGCTATGGGATAAAACCTGAGTGGATGATGATCCACCGAATTCTCAACCACAG TGTGGATAAGAAGGGGCATGTCCACTACTTGATCAAGTGGCGGGACCTGCCCTATGATCAGGCATCCTGGGagagtgaggatgtggagatacAGGACTACGACCTGTTCAAGCAAAGCTATTGGAACCACAG GGAGTTAATGAGGGGTGAGGAAGGACGACCAGGCAAGAAGCTCAAGAAAGTGAAGCTGAGGAAGTTGGAGAGGCCTCCTGAAACTCCAACAGTTGAT CCAACGGTGAAGTATGAGCGGCAGCCAGAGTACCTGGATGCTACAGGTGGAACTCTGCACCCCTATCAGATGGAAGGCTTAAACTGGTTGCGTTTCTCCTGGGCTCAGGGCACTGACACCATCTTGGCTGATGAGATGGGCCTTGGGAAGACTGTCCAAACAGCAGTCTTCCTCTATTCTCTCTACAAGGAG gGTCATTCCAAAGGCCCCTTCCTAGTGAGTGCCCCACTTTCTACCATCATCAACTGGGAGCGGGAGTTTGAAATGTGGGCTCCAGATATGTATGTGGTGACGTATGTGGGGGACAAAGACAGCCGTGCCATCATCCGAGAGAATGAGTTCTCCTTTGAAGACAATGCCATTCGTGGTGGCAAGAAAGCCTCTCGCATGAAG AAAGAGGCATCTGTTAAATTCCATGTGTTGCTGACATCTTATGAGTTGATTACCATTGACATGGCCATCTTGGGTTCCATTGATTGGGCGTGTCTCATTGTGGATGAAGCGCATCGACTCAAGAACAATCAGTCAAag TTCTTCCGGGTCTTAAATGGTTACTCGCTCCAACACAAGCTGTTGCTGACTGGGACTCCATTACAAAACAATCTAGAAGAGTTGTTTCATCTGCTCAACTTTCTCACCCCAGAGAGGTTCCA caatttggaaggcttcttggaagagTTTGCAGACATTGCCAAGGAGGACCAGATTAAAAAACTGCACGATATGCTGGGCCCTCACATGTTGCGGCGGCTCAAAGCTGATGTGTTCAAAAATATGCCATCCAAGACTGAACTGATTGTGCGTGTGGAGCTGAGCCCTATGCAGAA GAAATACTACAAGTACATCCTCACTCGAAATTTTGAAGCCCTCAATGCTCGAGGGGGTGGCAACCAGGTCTCTCTGTTGAATGTGGTGATGGATCTTAAGAAGTGCTGCAACCATCCGTATCTTTTCCCTGTGGCTGCAATG GAAGCCCCTAAAATGCCTAATGGCATGTACGATGGCAGTGCCCTAATCCGAGCATCTGGGAAATTATTGCTGCTACAGAAGATGCTTAAGAACCTTAAGGAGGGTGGGCACCGTGTACTCATCTTCTCTCAG ATGACCAAGATGCTGGACCTGTTGGAGGATTTCTTGGAACATGAAGGTTATAAGTATGAACGTATTGATGGTGGGATAACTGGGAACATGCGGCAAGAAGCCATCGACCGCTTCAATG CACCGGGTGCTCAACAGTTCTGCTTCTTGCTTTCTACTCGAGCTGGGGGCCTTGGAATCAATCTGGCCACTGCTGACACAGTTATTATCTATGACTCTGACTGGAACCCCCATAATGACATCCAG GCTTTTAGTAGAGCTCACCGAATTGGACAGAATAAGAAGGTGATGATATATCGGTTTGTGACCCGTGCGTCAGTGGAGGAACGCATCACGCAGGTGGCAAAGAAGAAGATGATGCTGACGCATCTAGTGGTTCGGCCTGGGCTGGGCTCCAAGACTGGATCCATGTCCAAACAGGAGCTTGATGACATCCTCAAGTTTGGCACTGAGGAACTATTTAAGGATGAAGCCACAGATGGAG GAGGAGACAACAAAGAGGGGGAAGATAGCAGTGTTATCCACTATGATGACAAGGCCATTGAGCGACTTCTGGACCGTAACCAGGATgagacagaagacacagaattgcaGGGCATGAATGAATATTTGAGCTCATTCAAAGTGGCCCAGTACGTGGTGCGGGAAGAAGAGATGGGG gaggaagaggaggtagaACGAGAAAtcataaaacaggaagaaagtgtGGATCCTGACTACTGGGAGAAATTGCTGCGGCACCATTATGAGCAGCAGCAAGAAGATCTAGCCCGAAATCTgggcaaaggaaaaagaatccgTAAACAGGTCAACTACAATGATGGCTCCCAGGAGGACCGAGGTGTGTgtggccggccccgccccccacccatgGGCCGTTCCACTAGAGCAGTGGGCCCCGCTcatctgccctctctccctccagatTGGCAGGACGACCAGTCCGACAACCAGTCCGATTATTCAGTGGCCTCAGAGGAAGGTGATGAAGACTTTGATGAACGTTCAGAAG CTCCCCGCAGGCCCAGTCGTAAGGGCCTGCGGAATGATAAAGATAAGCCATTGCCTCCTCTGTTGGCCCGTGTTGGTGGGAATATTGAA GTACTTGGCTTTAATGCTCGTCAGCGAAAAGCTTTTCTTAATGCAATTATGCGATATGGGATGCCACCTCAGGATGCTTTTACTACCCAGTGGCTTGTGAGAGATTTGCGAGGCAAATCAGAGAAAGAGTTCAA AGcttatgtgtctctttttatgcgACATTTATGTGAGCCTGGAGCAGATGGGGCTGAGACCTTTGCTGATGGTGTCCCCCGAGAAGGCCTGTCCCGCCAGCATGTCCTTACTAGGATTGGTGTCATGTCCTTGATTCGAAAGAAG GTTCAGGAGTTTGAACATGTCAATGGACGCTGGAGCATGCCTGAACTTGCTGAAGTAGAGGAGAACAAGAAAATGTCGCAGCCAGGGTCACCTTCCCCAAAGACTCCTACACCCTCCACTCCAGGGGACACACAACCCAATacccctgcacctgccccacCTGCCG AGGATGGGATAAAAATAGAGGAGAATAGCCTCAAAGAAGAGGAGAgtacagaaggagaaaaggaggttAAATCTGCAGGCCCAGAAGCCACTGTCGAG tgtACACaaccccctgcccctgcctcagaGGATGAAAAAGTCCTTGTTGAACCTCccgagggagaggagaaagtggaaaaggcagaggtgaaagagagaacagaggaacCGATGGAGACAGAGCCCAAAG GTGTTGCTGATGTGGAGAAGGTAGAGGAGAAATCAGCAGTAGATCTGACCCCCATTGTGGTAGAGGACAAAG aagagaagaaagaagaagaagagaaaaaagaggtgaTGCTTCAGAATGGAGAGACCCCCAAGGACCTGAATGatgagaagcagaaaaaaaatattaaacagcgATTCATGTTCAACATTGCGGATGGTGGTTTTACTG AGTTGCACTCCCTTTGGCAGAATGAGGAGCGGGCAGCCACGGTCACCAAGAAGACTTACGAGATCTGGCATCGGCGGCACGACTACTGGCTGCTGGCTGGCATCATAAA CCATGGCTATGCACGGTGGCAAGACATCCAAAATGACCCACGCTATGCCATCCTCAATGAACCTTTCAAGGGTGAAATGAATCGTGGCAATTTCTTAGAGATCAAGAATAAGTTTCTAGCCCGAAGGTTCAAG